In the Brevundimonas mediterranea genome, CGCATAGGCCAGGAGCCGTTCTTCGGAGGGGTTGTGACCGCCGGTCATGCCTCGCCTCCGGCGTCGTCCAACAGGGTGCGCAGTTTGATCATGGCCTTGCGTATTCGGGATTTCACTGTGCCCAGCGGCAGGTCCAGCCGCCGGGCGATTTCGGAATGGGGATTGTCCTGGAAGAAGGCCAAGCGAAGGACCTCGATCTGATCCGCCGTCAGCCGCGCCATGGCCGTCTTCAGGCGTGCGGCATCCTCGGCCATCAGCACGAGTTGGTCCGGCCGTTCCGGCTCCTCCTGCAACAGTTCGATCTCGGGCATCGGGGTGCGCCGGGCGTCCTGGCGCAGCACGTCCAGGCGCCGGTTGCGGGCGATGGTGAAGATCCAGGTCGCGGCCCGCGCCTTGGAGCTGTCGAACAGCTCGGCCTTGCGCCAGACGGTCAGCATGGCGTCCTGGGCGAAGTCCTCGGCCGCCCCCGCAGGCGCCCCGGCCTTCATCAGATAGGCCTTCAGACGCGGCGCGAAATGTTCGAACAGGCGCGCGAAAGCCTCGCGGTCCCGCCGTAACGCCACCGCCTCGATCAGCCGGTCATGCTCGCCGCCCATAGCCGTCACGGGTGGCCGAATCCGCTGAAGCGTTGAAACCTGTCCATCCATGAAACCTAGTACGGTTCTGGCGAAAGTCTGGATCATTTCGTGATCCGGCCGCGTGCGCGGCGCGTATCTTCGCCACCTGTAGCCCGCCCTCGGAGTCTTTATGTCCTTGTCGTCCCCTTCCAGCGAGACCGGTCCGCGCCTGCGGATCGCCGTCGTGGGCTCGGGGATCGCCGCCCTGTCCAGCGCCTGGCTGCTGTCGAAGCGCCACGACGTGACGATCTACGAGCGCGACGACCGCCTGGGGGGCCATTCCAACACCGTGGACGTCCGCGCCCCGACCGGAGAGACGGCGGTGGACACCGGCTTCATCGTCTTCAACGACGCCACCTATCCGAACCTGATCGCCCTGTTCGCCCATCTGGGGCTTGAGACGCGGGCCACCGACATGTCCTTCGCCGTGTCCCTGGATCTGGGCCGGTTCGAATATGCGGCGCCCGCCCTGTTCGCCCAGCGTCGCAACCTGTTCCGCCCGCGCTTCTGGTCGATGCTGAAGGAGATCCTGCGCTTCTATCGCTCGGCGCCCGGCGGCATGGCCGCCCTGGGCGACAGCGACGTGACCCTGGGCCAGTATCTGAAGCGCGAGGGCTTCAGCGAGGCCTTCCGCGACGACCATTTGCTGCCGATGGCCGCCGCCATCTGGTCGTCGCCGGCCCATACGCTGATGGATTATCCGGCGGAATCCTTCCTGCGCTTCTGCGGCAACCACGGCCTGCTGAAACTGGTCGGCCGGCCCCTGTGGCGCACCGTCGTCGGCGGCAGCCGGGCCTATGTCGAGGAACTGGCCCGTCAGGTCGGGGCCGGGCGAAAGGGCGACGCAGTCCGGCTCCGGCGCGGCGTGGACCAGGTCCAGCGCGTCGACGGCGGCGTCGTGGTCCACGACACCACCGGCGCCCGGGAGCGGTTCGACCATGTCGTCATCGGCGCCCACGCCGACCAGGCCCTGGCCATGCTGGCGGAGCCCACGGCGCGGGAACGTGAACTGCTGGGCGCCTTCCGCTACAGCCGCAACCTGACCATCCTGCACACCGACGCGGGCCTGATGCCCCGGCGCCGGCGGGCCTGGGCCTCGTGGAACTATATCGGCGCGGACGGCGGCCTGTGCGTCACCTACTGGATGAACAGGCTCCAGGGCCTGCCGGGCCAGGACCTGTTCGTCACCCTGAACCCGCCGCGCCCGCCGGCCGCCGGAACCCTGTTGCGCAGCGAAGTGTACGAGCACCCGATCTTCGACCCCGCCGCCATCAAGGCGCAGAAGTCGCTGTGGAGCCTGCAGGGCCAGGGCGGCGTCTGGTTCTGCGGCGCCCATTTCGGGGCCGGCTTCCATGAGGACGGGCTTCAGTCCGGTCTGGCGGTGGCCGAACAACTGGGCGGGGTGCGTCGTCCCTGGACCGTCGAGAACGAGAGCGGCCGCATCCATCTGTCCTCACCCTCGGTCCAGATGGAACCGGCGGCGTGACAGGCTCGGCCCTCTATGTCGGCAAGGTGTTTCACGCCCGTCTGCGGCCGACGCCGCACCGGCTGAACTACCGCGTCTTCTGGCTGATGCTGGACCTGGCCGAGATCGACGCCCTGCACGGCCGGCTGAAGACCTTTTCACGCAACCGGTTCAACCTACTGTCCTTCCACGACCGGGACCACGGCGACGGCTCGGACCGTCCGCTGCGGGCCCAGATCGAGACGCGGCTGGCCGAGGTCGGGGTGGACGTCGGCCAGGGCGCGATCCGTCTTCTGACCATGCCGCGCGTGTTCGGCTTCGTCTTCAACCCGATCAGCCTCTATTACTGCCATCACGAAGACGGGCGGCTGGCCGCCATGGTCTATGAGGTCACCAGCACCTTCGGCGAGCGGCGGTCCTATGTCCTGCCCGTCCTGGCGGCCGACGCCCAAGCCGGCCGGTTCCGGCAACAGACCGACAAGCGCCTGTATGTCTCACCCTTCATGGCCATGGGCATGACCTATGACTTCCAGGGTCAGACGCCGGGCGACACCCTGGGCCTGGCCATCAACGGATCGGATAGCGGGGGCCTGCTGATCGCCACCAGCATGAGCGGCGCGCGTCGGCCGATGTCCGACCGCGCCCTGATCGCCGCCGCCCTGTCCATGCCCCTGCTGACGCTGAAGGTCGTGGCCGCCATCCATTGGGAGGCGCTGAAACTCTGGCTGAAGCGCGTGCCCCTGACCCGCAAGCCCGCGCCGCCCCCCGACGTGCTGGACCTGCGGCACAGGGGTTAGGGGCCTCAGCCCCCCAGGGTCATGGCGCGCGCCAGATCGGCGATTTCGTCGCGCGTGATGAAACCGTCGCGGTTGCGGTCGGCGGCGGCGAAACGGTCGCCGTTCAGGGCGCGGAACTCGTTCAGATCGACGGCGCGGTCATTGTTGCGGTCAATGGCGCGCAGCTTCTGAATCTGCTCGCGGCTGGGTCGCCGCTGCGGAGCGGGCGCGCCGTCCGGGCGCAGGGCGCGCAGTTCGGACATCGTCAGACGGCCGTCGCGATCGGCGTCGGCCCGGGCGAACCGGCCCTCGCGCGCAGCGTCGAACTCGACCCGCGACAGGCGCCCGTCATTATTGACGTCCGCCTGCTGGAACAGGGCGCGACCGGCGCCTGTCGGGGTCTGGGCGGGCGCGGCCGTGGCGACGACGGCGATCGCCGCGGCGGACAGGACGGACAGAACAAGGCTTTTCATCGGGCTCTCGATCGGAAAAAGGGGCCCCGGCCGCACGGTTGGGGGGACGCGGCCGGGGCGACGGGCGGAGCCGGGGGTGAGGCGCTCCGCCCGAACCTGGAAAGGGGGTCAGTAGGGGCGGGTGACTGTAGAACTGCGCGTGGCGCCATTGTTCGCGGTGGCGGTGCGGTTCACGGTGACGCCGTCGTCGTCGCGATAGGCGTCGATCTGGCGTTCATAGCCGTAGCCGTGCGAGGTCTGCACGGTGGACGACCGGCTGTAGTGGTCGTCGCCGTAGGCGGTCGAAGCCGCGCGGGTCTGGGTGTTCCCGGCCGGGCCGGTGCGAACGGCCGTCGTGGCGTAGCCGTTCCCGGTGTCCACCGTGGTCCTGGCGCGGGCGCTGGACCAGCCCTGGCCGTCCACTGATCCATAGCGGGAGACCGACGCCGAGCCGGGGCTGCGATAGATATCCGCGCCGCGCATGGCGCTGTGCTGGGCGCCGGTGACGCTGGCCGAGCGGTGGCGGGAAACCGACTGAGCCATGGCGCTGTCGGCCGCAGCGACGAGGCCGGCGACCACCAGCAGGCCCGTCAGGGCGGCGGCTGCGAAGGGACGACGGGAGGTCATGGGCAGGCTCCTTGTGCGAGGTCCGGCCTGTTCCGGACGACTGCAGACTGACAGATCGGCCCGTCCGGGGTGTGTCGCCCCGGCGCCCGTGCGTAACAGCGTGTATCCTCTACTGGCGGGGCCGAGGCGGTTGCGCCAAAGCTTGGCCCATGACGACGGCTTTGATCCATCTGGTCGAGGACGACCCCGAAATCCGCGACCTGGTCTGCGCCCTGCTGGCGCGCGAGGGTCTGGACTGCGCGGCCTTCCCCGACGCCGCAGCCTTTTGGCGAGCCTGGGCGGTCCAGCGACCGGACCTGGTGGTGCTGGACCTGATGATGCCGGGCGAGGACGGCCTGTCGGTCTGCCGCCGCATCCAGGGCGCGGTCCCGGTGCTGATCGCCTCGGCGCGAGGCGAACCCATGGACCGGATCGTGGGGCTGGAGGTCGGGGCCGACGACTATGTCGCCAAGCCGTTCGTGCCGCGCGAGCTGGTCGCCCGCATCAAGGCCCTGCTGCGTCGCCGCGACCGGGCCGAACCCCGGCCGCCGGCCCGCCGTCTCGCCTTTGGCGGCTGGCGCCTGGACCTCGCCTCCCGCGCCCTGACCGATGCGGATGGCCAGGCGGTGGAGCTGACCGGCGGGGAGTTCGACCTGCTGGCCGCCTTCGTCAGGCGTCCGCAGCAGGTCCTGTCTCGCGACGACATCATGGACGTGCTGAAGGGCCGCCAGGCCGACGTCTTCGACCGCTCCATCGACATCCAGGTCTCGCGCCTGCGCCGCAAGCTGGGCGACCATCCCCGCGAATCCCGGCTGATCCGCACGGTGCGCAACGCCGGCTATCTGTTCACCGCAGACGTCGAGGTCCAGTCGTGAGACGCCTGGGCCTCGCCAACCGCCTGACGCTGACGCTGGTCCTGGTCGTGGTGGCGCTGCAGGCGGTCAGCGTCCTGGGCCTGATGAGGTTCCAGCGCGGCGATCAGGACGAATGGCGCCTGCCTGTGCCGGTGCGGATCGCCGCCGCCGCCGCCGCCCTGGACCGCACGCCGTCGCAAGAGCGGGACGACCTGCTGGTGGCCCTGAACGGCGACGCCACCCGCTTCTTCATCGCCGACGGGGTTCCGGCCGGCTATCGCGCGCACGGCGGCCCCCTGCCCGCGCTGTTGCGCAGCTATGACGCGGCCCTGGGCGCGCGCGACGTCCGCCTGCTGGTTCCCGAGGAGCGCCGCCGCTTCCGCCCTCAAGTCCAGCGACGACAGACCGCCGTCTATGCGGTGTCGGTCGCGTTGGCGGACGGCCAGAGGCTGGTGGTCGCGCCGGGCCTGGGGCAACGTCGCCGCAGCATGGCCATGGCCGCCCTGGTGTTCAGCCTGCTGGTCGGGCTGACGGCCGCCTTCCTCGTGTGGCGGATGGTGCATCGGGCGACCCGCGACCTCCAGGCCATCGCCGACGCTTCCGACCGTTTCGCCCGCGATCTCGGCGCCCCGCCGATGGACGAGACCGGCCATGCCGAGGCGCGCCGCGTGGCCTCGGCCTTCAACCGCATGCGGGCGCGCATCAAGGCCCTGGTAAGCGAGCGCATGCGGATGCTGGCCGCCGCGGCGCACGACCTGAAGACCCTGATGACCCGGCTTCGGCTACGGGTCGCCCTGATCGAAGACCCGGACCAGCGGGCGCGGGCGGACCGGGACGTGGCCCTGATGGCCACCTTGATCGAGGATGTGCTGCTGGTCGCGCGCGGCGAGGAAAGACCCGCTGTCCTCGCCCCCGTCGATGTCGCCGAACTGGTGACGGAACTGGTGCGGGAACGCGCCGCCCTGGGCCAGGCGGTGACCCTGGGACGGCTGGAGGCGGGACGGGTCCAGGCCGACACGGGCGGCCTGCGCCGGATTCTCGAGAACCTGATCGAGAACGCCGTGACCTACGCCGGTTCAGCCGAGGTCGGCTTCGAACGCGACGACGACCGCTGGCGGCTGACGGTCGTCGATCACGGTCCCGGCCTGTCGCCGGCGTTCGAGGCCCAGGCCTTCGAGCCCTTTGCGCGGGGCGAGGCGTCGCGCAGTCGCGAGACCGGCGGTTCCGGTCTGGGCTTGGCGATCGCCCGTTCCCTAGCTCAGCAGATGGGCGCGAGCGTCCGCCTGGAGACCACGCCCGGCGGCGGCCTGACCGCCGTGATTCTGTTCAGGACCGACTGACTACCGCGCCCTACCGCGCCGAGGATCCGACGATCCTCGACAGGCCTTCGACCAGGGCGTCGAAAACGGCGCGGCAGCGGGCGTTTCCGCGCAGATCCCCGTGCATGACGATCCAGGTCTCCAGCGCCATATGAAAGGCGTCGGGCAGGACGCGGACCAGATCCGGCTGGCGCGCCGCGACGACGGTCTGGCAGATGCCGATCCCGAACCCGGCGCGGATGGCCGCCAGCTGGGCCACGTCGCTGTCCACCCTCAGGGCGAAGGCGTCGCGGCTCAGGGCCGGATACTGCTGGACCGCAGCCCGGATCGCGGGGGTTTCGACATCATAGCCGATCAGGTCGTGATCCTTCAGATCGGCCAGGGTCCGGGGCGTCCCGCGTCGCGCCAGATAGTCGCGATGGGCGTGCAGGCCGATGGCCAGGGCGCCGACATGGCGCGAAACCAGGGCCTGCTGCTCGGGCCGGACCATGCGAACGGCCACATCGGCCTTGCGCTGCAACAGATCGTCCAGGGCGTTGGACGGCGACAGCTCCAGCGCCAGCCCCGGATGGGCCTGACGCATCCGGGCCAGTATGGGCGGCAGATGTTCGACCGCCACCACCTCGCTGGCGCTGATCCGCACCGTGCCGGAGAGGGCGCCGCCCCCGCCCCCACCCTCGGCTGTGCGGCGCAGGGCGGCCGAGGTCGCGGCCAGCCGCTCGGCCAGGGGCTTCAGCTCCAGCGCCGCGTCCGTGGGGGACAGGCCCCGGGGCGTGCGCAGGAACAGCTTGGCGCCCAGGGCCGTCTCCAGGGCGTCGATATGGCGGGCGATGCTGGGCTGGCTCATGTCCAGACGCCGCGCCGCGCCGGACAGCGACCCCTCGCGCAGCACGGCGTGGAAGGTGCGATACAGATCCCAGCTCGGCTCACTGTTCATTGGTTTTCGTATAGCAGGTGCAGATATTTCGACAATTCCGTTGATCCGGCGTTCGGTCGATACAGGCTTCATCAAACGGATGGAGCGCGACATGACGACGAAATCAGCCCTGGTTCTGGGCGCCACGGGCGGCGCGGGCGGGGCGGTGGCCGAGCGGCTGCTGAAGGCGGGATGGTCGGTGCGCGCCCTGCATCGCCGACCCGAGGGCGTGCGCGGCGACGCGCGGATCGCCTGGATCAGGGGCGACGCCATGTCGGCGGCGGACGTCGCGGCGGCGGCCGAGGGCGTGTCCCTGATCGTCCATGCGGTCAATCCGCCCGGCTATCGCAACTGGAACACCCTGGTCCTGCCGATGCTGGACAACACCATCGCGGCGGCCGAACGGAACGGCGCGCGCATCCTGCTGCCCGGCACGGTCTATAACTACGGCCCCGACGCCTTCCCCGACATCGCCGAGGATGCGCCCCAGAACGCCAGGACCCGCAAGGGCCGCATCCGGGTCGAGATGGAACGTCGCCTGAAGGCGGCCGCCGATCGCGGCCGGGCCAAGGTGCTGATCGTCCGCGCCGGCGACTTCTTCGGGCCTGAGGCGGCCAACAACTGGTTCAGCCAGGGCCTGGTCAGGGCCGGTGAACGGCCGACCGCGATCACCTATCCGGGCAAGCCGGGCGTCGGGCACCAGTGGGCCTATCTGCCGGACGTGGCGGAGGTGATGGTCCGCCTGGTCGAACGCAACGACCTGGAGGCTTTCGCCCGCTTCCACATGGAGGGCCAGTGGGACGCCGACGGAACCCGGATGACCGGCGCCATCCGCCGCGTCCTGGGCGAGCCCAAACTGCCGATCAAGCCCATGCCCTGGCTGGTGATGCGTCTGGCCGCGCCCTTCGTGCCGCTGATGCGCGAACTGATGGAGATGGCCTATCTGTGGAAACGCCCGGTCCGCCTGACCAACGCCCGGCTGGAGGCCCTGATCGGCCCCGAACCGCGCACCCCGCTCGACGAGGCCGTGCGGGCCACCCTGGCGGGGATCGGCAGCCTGTATCCGGCCCATGCGGACAGGCGCCCGTAGAGGCGACGGGCGAAGAAGACTGACTGTAGAAGGGAGAATGGTGGACGCGACAGGGATTGAACCTGTGACCCCCTCGATGTCAACGAGGTGCTCTCCCGCTGAGCTACGCATCCGCCGTAGAGCCCCGGGAAATCGCCCCAGGGCGGGAAGAGCGGTCGTATAGCGGCCCGGCCTGGCGGCATCAAGCCGATTTCACGGCCAGATTACGATTTTTGGGAGAACAGCGTTAAACGCGCCGCTCCGGTTTCAACGTCAGGCCGCGACCATCCGTTCGACTTCGCTGACCAGGTCGCGCAGATGGACCGGCTTGGACAGGACCTTGGCCTGGGGCGTGGCCTGGGCGGCGGTCAGGGCGACGGCGGCGAAGCCGGTGATGAACATGATGCGCAGGCCCGGCTGGCGGGCGGCGGCGACGCGCGCCACCTCGATCCCGTCGGCGCCGGGCATGACGATGTCGGTCAGCAGCAGGTCGTAGGGGCCGTGTTCCAGGGCGTCGATGGCGTCGTCGCCGTTCTCGCAGTCGACGACATGATGCCCTGCCCGCTCGAGCGCCCGGGTGAGGAAACCGCGAAGCGAACTGTCGTCTTCGGCCAAAAGGATGCGCGCCATTCGAGAAGTGCCCGTTTAATCAGGGACGCAACCTAGGCCGACAAGCGTAAACCGGCGATGAAATTCACCGGTCGAACGTCTTCCTTCCACAGCGAAACCCGCTATGCGGGGATCATGACCACGGACGGGGCCAGTTTCGCGATCAGCCTGCCGCCCGCCGCGGCCCCGGAAACGGCCCTGGTCTTCGCCTCGCCCCATTCGGGCGAGACCTATCCCGACGACATGGGGGCCTTCGCCGGACTGGCCCGCGCCAGCCTGAAAAGCGCCGAGGACGCCCTGGTCGGCGCCCTGGTGCGCGAAGGGCCGGCCCATGGGGCGCCCCTGATCGAGGGGCGGATCGGCCGGGCCTATCTGGACCTGAACCGCGACCCTGGCGAACTGGATCCGGACCTGATCGTCGATGCGGACGGGCCGGTGGGGGCCAAGACCCGGGCTGGATACGGCGTCATCCCCCGGCTGTCGGGCGACGGCCTGGCCCTGTATGATCGGCGGCTGTCCCTGGCGGAGGCCCAGGCGCGCATCCGGACCGCCCACGCCCCCTATCACACGGCCCTGGCCGAACTGATGGAACGGACGCGGGCGCGACGGGGCCGGGCCGTGCTGATCGACTGGCATTCGATGCCGACGCGGGCGGTGGGGGCGGAGGTGGTGCTGGGGGACCGGCACGGGTCGTCGTGCCAGGCGCGACTGACCCGGCGACTGCGCGACCTGTTCGAGGGGCTGGGCTGGCGGGTGGCGCTGAACCATCCCTACGCCGGGGGCTGGTCCACCCAGTTCTGGGGCCGGCCGGCGGACGGCTATGAGGCGATCCAGATCGAACTGAGCCGCAAACTGTATCTGGACGAGGCGACCCAGACGCCCAACGCGGCCCACGCCGCGACCCGCAAGGCGCTGAATCGCGTCATCGCCGCCCTGTGCGCGGATGACGGGGCGGCCTGACCCCGGCCCCCTGCCCCCGGATCGCGGATCGGCACGGGACGAAAAAAAGCCGCGCCCGGAGGCGCGGCATAAAAGTCTATAGGGAGGAAACGCCCAGGAAGGGCAAGACGCCCGGAGGCGTCGAAGGTCAATCTAGGTTGCGATGCACAATCGGTCAAGCGCTGCGCGCGGTTTTCGGGTCACGGCATGTTACGCAATTACGGCGCTTTCGCCCCAATTCGACGCACCGGGGCAGGAGAGGACGTCCCCTGTCGCACCTGCAAAATAACCGTCATTCACCCAGCAGGCGCCGCGCATTTCGAATGGCGCGGGCGGCGGGCGACGCCTCCTGGCGATAGATCAGCAGGCCGAAGGACGAGGCCACGCCCAGGGCCAGCCACAGAGGGCCGAACAGCCAGGCCGCCGCCGCCAGGGCGAAATAATAGCCCCGGACCCCCTGGCTGAACGAACTGAGCGCGGGATTGAGCAGTTCGGCCGCCGCCTCGCCGAACGCCTTGCGGTCGATCTCCTTGTTGATCTCGGGCGCCGAGCCGATCAGGGCCAGGGTGTAGTTCATCTGGCGCAGGGCCCAGATGAAATCCAGGAAGCCGCGCGCCAGGCAGATCAGCACCAGGGCCAGCTTGGCCTCCAGGATCCTGGTCGGCACATTGTCCGCTCCGACGGCGGCGAAGCCTTCCAGCTTGCTCTCGCCCCCGAACAGGATGCCGCCCACCGCCGCGATCAGCAGCAGATTGGTCGAGGCGAAGAAGGAGGCCGAGTTGATCGAATGGCCCATCAGCTGGCTATCGACCAGGCGGATCTCGCGGTGGGTCATCGACGCCATCCAGACCCGGCGGACATGGCTCATGTCGTCGTTCAGCGAACCGCCGTGGCGGCCGATGAACTTCAGGATCGGCGCATAGCCGAGCCAGCAGATGAAGAAGAGCGCCAGCGCGGCCCAATCAACCCAGGTCATCGCGCGAATTGAGCCCAGTCGCCGCTGTGGCGCAAGTCCGCCGACTCAAGTCGCGCTTGCCGAGGCCGCGCGCGCGTCCTATCACGCGCGCCTCACAGAATTTCGCAGACGCAGCAAAGACCCCGCCATGAACCTCGACGCTATTCCGGTCGGCCCGAACGCTCCCTGGGACGTCAATGTCGTCATCGAAATCCCGCAGGGCGGGCTGCCGGTGAAATACGAGATGGACAAGAAATCCGGCGCCCTGTTCGTCGATCGCTTCCTGCACACCGCCATGTACTATCCCGGCAACTACGGCTTCATCCCGCACACCCTGTCGGACGACGGCGATCCCTGCGACGTGATCGTGCTGAACCCGACGCCGGTCGTGCCCGGCTGCGTCATCCGCTCGCGCCCCATCGGCGTGCTGATGATGGTGGACGAGGCCGGCGGCGATGAGAAGATCCTGGCCGTGCCGGTCGACAAGCTGAACCCCTATTACACCGACGTCGCCAGCTATCGTCAGCTGCCGGCCATCCTGATCGAGCAGATCGAACACTTCTTCACCCACTACAAGGATCTGGAGAAGGGCAAGTCGGTCACGGTCAAGGGCTGGGGCGACGCCGGCGAGGCCGCCGAAATGATCGCCAAGGGCATGCAGGCCCACCAGGACAAGCTGGCCGCCAAGAAGGCCGGCAAGGCCGCCTGATCCAGGCTCTCGCCTCCTCCCCCTCCGGGGGAGGTGGCGCGGCGCTTCTCCAGCGCCGTGACGGAGAGGGCGCCCCCGCAAGACCGGCGCCTCTGCGACGCCCAGAACCCCTGCCCGCCACGCCTGCCCTCGCGCTCGCTTAGGCCAGGCCCATGGGCGATCTCCTCCCGCCCGAAGGAGACGGGCGCGCGCCAAAGTCTGCTTTCCGGCCTGCCGTCGATTTCGCAAACCGACCCATAGCGGACCTTCGTCGGCGAGCTGATCAGCAGGTCGGAGGAGCCCCTGCCTTGAAGCTGTCGACATATTCGGCAACCGGCCCGAGGCCAACCGAAGCTCTAAATTCGTCGACGCGCCCCGCATCCTCAAGCCGCCAAAGCGTCCACTGACCGGTGCCGTAAGGGCAGGTCATCTGTGTCCCGTATCTCTGCGGTTGATCTCTCGTCATCTGAAGCCGGTCATACATCATGGCGTACTCCGAACCGGCGACTTCCCCGCTGGGTACAAGGTCGGCGAGAATCGGCAGAAAGCGCTCCCACAGCGTCTCATCGCCATGCTGCACAATGAGGAACGCCGACGCGGCTGCGTTGTCGCCGTAGCGACTTTTTCTGAACCACCCCTCCTCCGGAACCATCGCCAATAACTGCTCTTGGTTTTCGATATCGATCGCCCGCACCTCTGGCCAAAGCGCGCGTCGAACTCGCCCGCGTTCGGGGGGCGGCACGTTCGCCATAGCCCTCCAAAGACCTTGTCGAGCGGCCTGGTCGATAGCCCCCATGCGCTCCAGGCGTTCTTGATCCGTCTGTGGTGGAGGCAATGCACTCTGAGCGCCCTTTACTTCCGCGATGCTGGTACGCAGAGCGTTCAAGGCCGTTTCAGTTAGCGGATCAGGCGCCGTCGCTTGCGCAACCATCAGTGTAAGCGTTGCAATGTTGTGGATCATGACGCTCTCCCTAGAACACCCATCAGATGGTGCTCAGGATGAGCAGTCAAGGATTGGAAAATGTCGTTTGGCTGTGCCCGCTTCCCATCTGTGGACGCCCCCTTCAGCGCAAGAGTGATTTTCGGGAATTTCTGACACGTAGTCGGATGCTGCCATCTGTCCGGCCTGTTGATGCGGTCGCTCAAAGACCGCTGGCCTGTATGGGAGTTCGCGGATCCGGTCCAAATCACCCACGGCGTGCTCGAAGCACAGTGGAAAGCCCTGGTTTTCCTGATCCCGTCTCGCCGACTGTTGCGCCATACGCTCCTTCGCTCATCCCTACGCTTCGACGTCTCGCGGTCGTGCTGGCTAGGCCGACACGACCGGAGCTCGGTAGACATCGCCCTTGGCCAAGAGCGCCCAGACTATGCGGGCGTTCTTGTTCGCCAAGGCGACGATGACCAACATCTTGGGCTTTCTCTCCAGCATCTGGCTCAGCCAGGAACCTGCTGGCGCGCCCCGAATGACGGCCTGTTTGATCACCGCGCTGGCCCCGATGGTCAGCAGCCGTCGAAGCGTTCGCTCGCCCATCTTGGTGATCGCGCCGAGCTTCTGCTGACCGCCGGTGGATCGTTGTCGCGGCGTCAGTCCCAGCCAGGCGGCGAAGTGCCGACCGCTCTTGAAGGCTTCGGGTGACGGGGCCAGTGCGACCAAGGCTGTAGCTGTGATGGGACCGATCCCGGGAATGGTCATCAGTCGACGCGCAACCGGATCGTTCTTGGCCCGGGAAGCAATCTCCGCATCGAGCACGGCGATCTGCTGGTCCAGCGATCGGAGGGTCGAGACCAGGACGAGAAGAATCGTCCGCGCGGCGGTTGGAAGCGCCTCTGCCGGATCTTCGACGCGCGCGATCAACCTATCGACGTGCGGAACGCCCTTGGGAACAATCCAGCCGTATTCGGCCAGGTGACCGCGCAGGGCGTTGATCGTCTGGGTTCGCTGCCGGACCAGAAGGTCGCGGGCCCGAAAGACCACGCTGCTGGCCTGCTGCTCCTCCTCCTTCAGCGGCACGAACCTCATACTGGGGCGCTGCGCCGCCTCACAGATGGCTTCGGCATCGGCCGCATCGTTCTTCTGACGCTTCACGAACGGCTTTACATAGATGGGCGGGATCAATCGGATCGTATGACCCTGGCGGGCCAGCTCACGCCCCCAGTAATGGGCGCCGGCGCAGGCCTCCATCGCCACCACGCAGGGCGACAGGCCAGCGAAGAACGCCAGCAATCGGCCTCGACCCAACTTCTTGCGAAACACCACCTCGCCCGAGGCATCAGCGCCATGCGCTTGAAAGATGTTCTTGGCGAGATCCAGACCGACAGTGCTAACTTGTTCCACGGACGCCTCCTTCGAGTGCTGTTCAACACCTCACTCTGGCACATAGATGCCGTCGGGGGGCGTCCACCCCATCACCCCTAGCGGCAGTTCGGCGCGTCCGCTTTTGGGCTGTGGGCCCGACGTCCGTTTTCCGGGCTGGTGTCGATGTCGTGGTCCGACCCGAGGCAGACATCGGGAACCGCCCCCCCCCCCCACGGCCATTCGACAGGCCTGGTTTGCGCCTGATCAAGGCGGCCGCCGGAACTGTCCTGCAATCAGAACGCTGTGTCTTCTATAGTCACGCTTGGAATGGTCCTTTGAAAATCGCCTGTCCCCTCGTCGTCCTGCCAATCCTGGCCTTGGGCCTATCCAGCCTTGGGGCCTGCGCCTCCAT is a window encoding:
- a CDS encoding sigma-70 family RNA polymerase sigma factor — protein: MGGEHDRLIEAVALRRDREAFARLFEHFAPRLKAYLMKAGAPAGAAEDFAQDAMLTVWRKAELFDSSKARAATWIFTIARNRRLDVLRQDARRTPMPEIELLQEEPERPDQLVLMAEDAARLKTAMARLTADQIEVLRLAFFQDNPHSEIARRLDLPLGTVKSRIRKAMIKLRTLLDDAGGEA
- a CDS encoding NAD(P)/FAD-dependent oxidoreductase, whose amino-acid sequence is MSLSSPSSETGPRLRIAVVGSGIAALSSAWLLSKRHDVTIYERDDRLGGHSNTVDVRAPTGETAVDTGFIVFNDATYPNLIALFAHLGLETRATDMSFAVSLDLGRFEYAAPALFAQRRNLFRPRFWSMLKEILRFYRSAPGGMAALGDSDVTLGQYLKREGFSEAFRDDHLLPMAAAIWSSPAHTLMDYPAESFLRFCGNHGLLKLVGRPLWRTVVGGSRAYVEELARQVGAGRKGDAVRLRRGVDQVQRVDGGVVVHDTTGARERFDHVVIGAHADQALAMLAEPTARERELLGAFRYSRNLTILHTDAGLMPRRRRAWASWNYIGADGGLCVTYWMNRLQGLPGQDLFVTLNPPRPPAAGTLLRSEVYEHPIFDPAAIKAQKSLWSLQGQGGVWFCGAHFGAGFHEDGLQSGLAVAEQLGGVRRPWTVENESGRIHLSSPSVQMEPAA
- a CDS encoding DUF1365 domain-containing protein, translated to MTGSALYVGKVFHARLRPTPHRLNYRVFWLMLDLAEIDALHGRLKTFSRNRFNLLSFHDRDHGDGSDRPLRAQIETRLAEVGVDVGQGAIRLLTMPRVFGFVFNPISLYYCHHEDGRLAAMVYEVTSTFGERRSYVLPVLAADAQAGRFRQQTDKRLYVSPFMAMGMTYDFQGQTPGDTLGLAINGSDSGGLLIATSMSGARRPMSDRALIAAALSMPLLTLKVVAAIHWEALKLWLKRVPLTRKPAPPPDVLDLRHRG
- a CDS encoding EF-hand domain-containing protein encodes the protein MKSLVLSVLSAAAIAVVATAAPAQTPTGAGRALFQQADVNNDGRLSRVEFDAAREGRFARADADRDGRLTMSELRALRPDGAPAPQRRPSREQIQKLRAIDRNNDRAVDLNEFRALNGDRFAAADRNRDGFITRDEIADLARAMTLGG
- a CDS encoding response regulator — translated: MTTALIHLVEDDPEIRDLVCALLAREGLDCAAFPDAAAFWRAWAVQRPDLVVLDLMMPGEDGLSVCRRIQGAVPVLIASARGEPMDRIVGLEVGADDYVAKPFVPRELVARIKALLRRRDRAEPRPPARRLAFGGWRLDLASRALTDADGQAVELTGGEFDLLAAFVRRPQQVLSRDDIMDVLKGRQADVFDRSIDIQVSRLRRKLGDHPRESRLIRTVRNAGYLFTADVEVQS
- a CDS encoding sensor histidine kinase, whose protein sequence is MRRLGLANRLTLTLVLVVVALQAVSVLGLMRFQRGDQDEWRLPVPVRIAAAAAALDRTPSQERDDLLVALNGDATRFFIADGVPAGYRAHGGPLPALLRSYDAALGARDVRLLVPEERRRFRPQVQRRQTAVYAVSVALADGQRLVVAPGLGQRRRSMAMAALVFSLLVGLTAAFLVWRMVHRATRDLQAIADASDRFARDLGAPPMDETGHAEARRVASAFNRMRARIKALVSERMRMLAAAAHDLKTLMTRLRLRVALIEDPDQRARADRDVALMATLIEDVLLVARGEERPAVLAPVDVAELVTELVRERAALGQAVTLGRLEAGRVQADTGGLRRILENLIENAVTYAGSAEVGFERDDDRWRLTVVDHGPGLSPAFEAQAFEPFARGEASRSRETGGSGLGLAIARSLAQQMGASVRLETTPGGGLTAVILFRTD